A portion of the Nitratidesulfovibrio termitidis HI1 genome contains these proteins:
- a CDS encoding hybrid sensor histidine kinase/response regulator, with the protein MIGLLRTHLARCWARFPLRHFLSRAVPPAPGLRLRMVGWCFLVCLLPLGIVSAVFVQVTTVQTDSYLHAQGRTLADAASLQLTRLSRTAEALARVVAGLRVEYDGDMPGLRLRLSELHGLWPRACIEVFDMGAEPVVRLLPAGGGADGPGGGVTPNGATTDGALMVRQALRGLSRRDVFRSADGLAIKAVVPVIVPLEQAGPRPGGGIRRPLPAPMGPAALPESSLGSAPPLSPSSPLPEQVAPYTPFASDAEEITGRVDMEGLAARQHGRIVGAAVVSFPMNRSLLRGLGDAVRADVAVFDLGGERPRGTLFPGDGTADVADWPDRPDLAQGAPPGGLAGGRAAGGAHSGGGVSGGTFGGGLFGGGGLLGWPGGGASSGQPGRAQGFGLGPGFGQGQSLPFLQRYEQVAGKPYLVSYQPLPGGSGMPVGALAVFVDVGPQRSRLRTAVEYTLLAAVVALGLSVCTGFLIADRVVRPLHELLHAIRRISLGNYSERLPPAGMAEIGQLAQAVNHMASTLEENRTSLLGALQEKVESGERLARANRELELLNWELTRAQANYRRIFEESAQGIYQSTPQGRFLRVNPAMARMFGYASPYEMVSSVTDIGEQFYVRPGEREELLRRLRQEGRVSLETCLRRRDASVVHVALTARAVTGETGEQLYIEGAVHDITERVERHRAEREREAAEAASRAKTQLLARMSHEVRTPLNALLGMADVLGRTPLEPEQRDYLDVLRSSGHSLLALLNDVLDFSRLEAGRVVPERVGFRLGEIMEQVCRQMEPATGTDGRALRLDWAVLPGVPDDLVGDPLRLRQILGNLVSNAVKFTPAGRVMVLAQPADGNVPGRDARPDAVRAVQGASPCRMPPGRRMEVLFSVADTGIGIPPEHQDVVFESFMQADSSITRQYGGTGLGLSICRALVDMLGGTIWLESAPGRGTTVYFTLPMQPVGEGACGTALEEAWGLDALDTRDALDAFDAPVSPAAQGSPVGAMAQAALANARPGDLPDSPDVADVADSVDTVDSVALEGVAAASPTGPAGPTGPAGQAGSSGQAEAPAPPDLPDAQPGYQEPGPLRPLSILLVEDSPSNRLLFSLYLRGRPCAITEVHNGEEGVAAYAAGQFDLVFMDIEMPVMDGYRATRAIRALEREQGLPHTPVIALTAHVVGEFRDDCAAAGCTGFLAKPFSRGELLRCMARHCGGGEAGGDGWSAGSGLADGGDCAAGADSRAGQAGRSG; encoded by the coding sequence ATGATCGGCCTCCTGCGCACCCACCTTGCGCGCTGCTGGGCGCGTTTTCCGCTGCGGCATTTTCTGTCGCGTGCGGTGCCGCCCGCCCCTGGCCTGCGCCTGCGGATGGTGGGGTGGTGTTTTCTGGTCTGCCTGTTGCCGCTGGGCATCGTCAGCGCGGTGTTCGTGCAGGTGACCACGGTGCAGACCGACAGCTATCTGCATGCACAGGGGCGTACCCTGGCCGATGCGGCCTCGTTGCAGCTCACCCGCCTGTCGCGCACGGCAGAGGCCCTGGCCCGCGTGGTGGCCGGGTTGCGGGTGGAATATGACGGCGACATGCCGGGCCTGCGCCTGCGCCTGTCCGAACTGCACGGCCTGTGGCCCCGCGCCTGCATCGAGGTGTTCGACATGGGCGCCGAGCCCGTTGTGCGCCTGTTGCCTGCCGGTGGAGGGGCGGACGGTCCCGGGGGCGGGGTGACCCCCAACGGCGCCACCACGGACGGAGCGTTGATGGTGCGCCAGGCGTTGCGCGGGCTGTCGAGGCGCGACGTGTTCCGGTCCGCCGACGGTCTGGCCATCAAGGCGGTGGTGCCGGTCATCGTGCCGCTGGAGCAGGCGGGCCCGCGCCCCGGCGGGGGAATCCGGCGGCCCCTGCCCGCGCCCATGGGCCCGGCGGCCCTGCCGGAATCGTCTTTGGGCAGTGCGCCCCCCCTGTCCCCATCGTCCCCGTTACCCGAGCAGGTGGCCCCATATACGCCGTTTGCCTCCGATGCGGAGGAAATCACCGGCAGGGTGGATATGGAAGGGCTGGCGGCCCGGCAGCACGGACGCATCGTGGGGGCGGCGGTGGTGTCGTTCCCCATGAACCGCTCATTGTTGCGCGGGCTGGGGGATGCGGTGCGCGCCGATGTGGCCGTGTTCGATCTGGGCGGCGAACGACCGCGCGGCACCCTGTTTCCCGGCGACGGCACCGCCGACGTGGCCGACTGGCCGGACCGGCCCGACCTTGCGCAGGGAGCGCCGCCCGGTGGCCTGGCTGGCGGGCGTGCTGCGGGCGGGGCGCATTCCGGCGGCGGCGTGTCCGGCGGCACGTTTGGCGGCGGCCTTTTCGGCGGGGGGGGCCTGCTCGGCTGGCCGGGCGGTGGCGCTTCGTCCGGCCAGCCGGGCAGGGCGCAGGGTTTCGGGCTGGGGCCGGGCTTCGGACAGGGGCAGAGTCTGCCCTTTCTGCAGCGGTACGAACAGGTGGCGGGCAAGCCCTATCTGGTCAGCTACCAGCCCCTGCCGGGGGGCAGCGGCATGCCCGTGGGCGCGCTGGCCGTGTTCGTGGACGTGGGGCCGCAACGCTCGCGGCTGCGCACCGCCGTGGAATACACCCTGCTGGCCGCCGTGGTGGCCCTGGGACTGTCCGTGTGCACGGGCTTTCTCATCGCCGACCGGGTGGTGCGGCCGCTGCACGAACTGCTGCACGCCATCCGGCGCATTTCGCTCGGCAATTACAGCGAACGACTGCCCCCCGCGGGCATGGCCGAGATCGGCCAGCTGGCCCAGGCCGTGAACCACATGGCCTCCACGCTGGAGGAAAACCGCACCAGCCTGCTGGGCGCGCTGCAGGAAAAGGTGGAGTCGGGCGAGCGCCTGGCCCGCGCCAACCGCGAACTGGAGTTGCTGAACTGGGAACTTACCCGCGCCCAGGCCAATTACCGGCGCATTTTCGAGGAATCGGCGCAGGGCATCTACCAGTCCACGCCGCAGGGGCGCTTTCTGCGGGTGAACCCGGCCATGGCGCGCATGTTCGGCTATGCCTCGCCGTACGAGATGGTGTCTTCCGTGACGGACATCGGCGAGCAGTTCTACGTGCGCCCCGGCGAGCGCGAGGAACTGCTGCGCCGCCTGCGCCAGGAAGGACGGGTATCGCTGGAAACCTGCCTGCGCAGGCGCGACGCCAGCGTGGTGCACGTGGCGCTGACCGCCCGCGCGGTGACCGGCGAGACCGGCGAGCAGTTGTACATCGAAGGCGCGGTGCACGACATCACCGAGCGCGTGGAACGCCACCGCGCCGAGCGCGAGCGCGAGGCTGCCGAGGCGGCCAGCCGCGCCAAGACGCAGTTGCTGGCCCGCATGAGCCACGAGGTGCGCACCCCGCTCAACGCCCTGCTGGGCATGGCCGACGTGCTGGGCCGCACCCCCCTGGAGCCGGAGCAGCGCGATTATCTGGACGTGCTGCGCAGTTCCGGCCATTCGCTGCTGGCGTTGCTGAACGACGTGCTGGACTTTTCGCGCCTGGAGGCGGGGCGGGTGGTGCCGGAGCGGGTGGGCTTTCGCCTGGGCGAGATCATGGAGCAGGTCTGCCGCCAGATGGAACCCGCCACCGGTACGGACGGGCGCGCCCTGCGCCTGGACTGGGCCGTGCTGCCCGGCGTGCCAGACGATCTGGTGGGCGACCCGCTGCGGCTGCGCCAGATTCTGGGCAACCTGGTCTCCAACGCGGTGAAGTTCACCCCCGCCGGGCGGGTGATGGTGCTGGCCCAGCCCGCCGACGGCAACGTGCCGGGCCGTGACGCCCGGCCGGATGCGGTCCGGGCGGTGCAGGGCGCCTCACCCTGCCGCATGCCCCCCGGCAGGCGGATGGAAGTGCTGTTCTCCGTGGCGGACACGGGCATCGGCATTCCGCCGGAACACCAGGACGTGGTGTTCGAAAGCTTCATGCAGGCGGATTCGTCCATCACCCGCCAGTACGGCGGCACCGGGTTGGGGCTGTCCATCTGCCGGGCGCTGGTGGATATGCTGGGCGGCACCATCTGGTTGGAAAGCGCCCCCGGCAGGGGCACCACCGTGTATTTCACCCTGCCCATGCAGCCCGTCGGTGAAGGCGCCTGCGGAACGGCCCTGGAGGAGGCTTGGGGGCTTGATGCCCTCGATACCCGTGATGCCCTTGATGCTTTTGATGCCCCGGTCTCTCCGGCTGCGCAGGGTTCCCCGGTTGGGGCAATGGCGCAGGCCGCTTTGGCCAACGCACGGCCCGGCGATCTGCCCGATTCGCCCGATGTGGCTGATGTGGCCGATTCAGTGGATACGGTCGATTCGGTCGCGCTGGAAGGCGTGGCCGCTGCCAGTCCCACCGGTCCCGCCGGTCCAACCGGTCCCGCCGGGCAGGCCGGTTCCAGCGGGCAGGCCGAAGCTCCTGCCCCGCCAGATCTGCCGGATGCGCAGCCGGGTTACCAGGAACCGGGTCCGCTACGGCCCCTGTCCATCCTGCTGGTGGAGGACAGCCCCAGCAACCGGCTGCTCTTTTCACTGTACCTGCGCGGGCGTCCCTGCGCCATCACCGAGGTCCACAACGGCGAGGAAGGCGTGGCCGCCTACGCCGCCGGGCAGTTCGACCTGGTGTTCATGGACATCGAGATGCCGGTGATGGACGGGTATCGGGCCACGCGGGCCATCCGCGCCCTGGAACGCGAGCAGGGCCTGCCGCACACGCCGGTCATTGCCCTGACGGCGCACGTGGTGGGTGAATTCCGCGACGATTGCGCGGCGGCGGGGTGCACCGGTTTTCTGGCCAAGCCCTTTTCGCGCGGGGAATTGCTGCGCTGCATGGCCCGCCACTGCGGGGGCGGCGAGGCGGGGGGCGATGGCTGGTCGGCAGGAAGCGGCCTTGCCGATGGTGGGGATTGTGCAGCCGGGGCGGATTCCCGGGCAGGGCAGGCTGGCCGGTCCGGATAA
- a CDS encoding type II toxin-antitoxin system RelE/ParE family toxin, with product MKWDVSFCDEFDAEFDGFDVPLQNELLARLSLLGETGPSLGRPHVDTLKGSRHPNMKELRFSLGRQPYRFLFAFDPLRNAVVLVGGSKAGDARFYDRLIPVAEARYDRHLATLQP from the coding sequence ATGAAATGGGACGTCAGCTTTTGCGATGAATTCGACGCCGAGTTCGACGGGTTCGACGTTCCGCTTCAGAACGAACTACTGGCGCGGCTTTCGCTGCTGGGGGAAACCGGGCCTTCGCTGGGCAGGCCCCACGTGGACACCCTCAAGGGTTCCCGGCATCCGAACATGAAGGAACTGCGCTTCAGCCTTGGCCGACAGCCGTACCGCTTCCTTTTCGCCTTCGACCCGCTACGGAACGCCGTGGTGCTGGTCGGCGGCAGCAAGGCTGGCGATGCCCGCTTCTATGATCGGCTGATTCCCGTTGCCGAGGCCCGGTACGACCGGCATCTTGCCACGTTGCAACCATAG
- the hypD gene encoding hydrogenase formation protein HypD: protein MNFSTAFKDPDLSRSLVERLHRELDRPLRFMEVCGTHTVAIFQSGMRPLLPAGVKHLSGPGCPVCVTHESEVAAYLQLAEKPGVIIATFGDLMRVPGPGGDNLKLAQAKGARVEIVYSAHDALKLAADNPGDTVVFLGIGFETTAPTVAATVLMARQQGLTNFCVLSFHKLVPPALRALLADPDCAVDAFLLPGHVSTILGMEPYRFVADEFHTPGIIAGFDPVDILQALLIMVEQRKSGQFAIVNSYRRAVDDAGNPRAREILDMVFQPADALWRGIGCIPGSGLVFRPEFEQYDAMARLGLTLPEARPIPGCKCGDVLKGKMQPCDCPLFAKACTPAKPVGPCMVSTEGSCAAYFKYNVEA from the coding sequence GTGAATTTCTCCACGGCCTTCAAGGACCCGGACCTTTCCCGCAGCCTTGTCGAGCGGCTGCACCGCGAACTGGACCGCCCCCTGCGCTTCATGGAAGTGTGCGGCACCCATACCGTGGCCATCTTCCAGAGCGGCATGCGCCCGCTGCTGCCCGCCGGGGTCAAGCACCTGTCCGGCCCCGGCTGCCCGGTGTGCGTGACCCACGAAAGCGAGGTGGCCGCCTACCTGCAACTGGCCGAAAAGCCCGGCGTGATCATCGCCACCTTCGGCGACCTGATGCGCGTGCCCGGCCCCGGCGGCGACAACCTGAAGCTGGCCCAGGCCAAGGGCGCGCGGGTGGAAATCGTCTATTCCGCCCACGACGCGCTGAAGCTGGCCGCCGACAACCCCGGCGACACCGTGGTGTTTCTGGGCATCGGCTTCGAGACCACCGCTCCCACCGTGGCCGCCACGGTGCTGATGGCGCGGCAGCAGGGGCTGACCAACTTCTGCGTGCTCTCGTTCCACAAGCTGGTGCCGCCCGCGCTGCGCGCCCTGCTGGCCGACCCGGACTGTGCGGTGGACGCCTTTCTGCTGCCGGGTCACGTGTCCACCATTCTCGGCATGGAGCCGTACCGCTTTGTGGCCGACGAATTCCACACCCCCGGCATCATCGCCGGGTTCGACCCCGTGGACATCCTGCAAGCCCTGTTGATTATGGTGGAGCAGCGCAAGTCCGGCCAGTTCGCCATCGTCAATTCCTACCGTCGGGCCGTGGACGACGCGGGCAACCCGCGCGCGCGAGAGATTCTGGACATGGTGTTCCAGCCTGCCGACGCCCTGTGGCGCGGCATCGGCTGCATTCCCGGCAGCGGGCTGGTGTTCCGGCCCGAGTTCGAGCAGTACGACGCCATGGCCCGCCTGGGCCTGACCCTGCCCGAGGCCCGGCCCATTCCCGGCTGCAAGTGCGGCGACGTGCTGAAGGGCAAGATGCAGCCCTGCGACTGTCCGCTGTTCGCCAAGGCCTGCACGCCCGCCAAGCCCGTGGGGCCGTGCATGGTGTCCACCGAGGGCAGCTGCGCCGCCTACTTCAAGTACAACGTGGAGGCCTGA
- the hypE gene encoding hydrogenase expression/formation protein HypE, which translates to MAGDTLLLDYGSGGKAAHRLIGELFLKHFDNPVLRTLDDAARLELTGPLAMSTDSYVVDPLFFPGGDIGTLAVHGTVNDVAMLGARPRYLSCGFILEEGLDMEVLERIVASMGNAAREAGVCIVTGDTKVVPRGMADKVFINTTGIGEIIVNPSPSGHSAKPGDAVIISGSMGDHGLTILSHREGLNFSADVRSDSAALNGLTERLLLEVGDIHVLRDPTRGGLATTLNEIAGQSGVVMRIAERDIPVRDAVREGCSFLGLDPLYLANEGKLICILPQEKAEAALAVLRQSPLGADAACIGTVLAADGAGPGRAGQVILETPMGGHRLLSMLEGEQLPRIC; encoded by the coding sequence ATGGCCGGTGATACGCTTCTTCTCGATTACGGCAGCGGCGGCAAGGCCGCGCACCGCCTGATCGGCGAACTGTTCCTGAAACACTTCGACAACCCCGTGCTGCGCACGCTGGACGACGCCGCCCGGCTGGAACTGACCGGCCCGCTGGCCATGAGCACCGACAGCTACGTGGTGGACCCGCTGTTCTTTCCCGGCGGCGACATCGGCACGCTGGCCGTGCACGGCACCGTCAACGACGTGGCCATGCTGGGCGCGCGGCCCCGCTACCTGAGCTGCGGGTTCATCCTGGAAGAAGGGCTGGACATGGAGGTGCTGGAACGCATCGTCGCCTCCATGGGCAACGCCGCGCGCGAGGCCGGGGTGTGCATCGTCACTGGCGACACCAAGGTGGTGCCGCGCGGCATGGCCGACAAGGTGTTCATCAACACCACCGGCATCGGCGAGATCATCGTGAACCCCTCGCCCAGCGGGCATTCCGCGAAGCCGGGTGACGCCGTCATCATCAGCGGCAGCATGGGCGACCACGGGCTGACCATCCTGTCGCACCGGGAAGGGCTGAACTTCTCCGCCGACGTGCGCAGCGATTCCGCCGCGCTCAACGGGCTGACCGAACGGCTGCTGCTGGAGGTGGGCGACATCCACGTGCTGCGCGACCCCACGCGCGGCGGCCTTGCCACCACCCTGAACGAAATCGCCGGGCAGTCGGGCGTGGTCATGCGCATCGCGGAGCGGGACATCCCCGTGCGCGACGCCGTGCGCGAAGGCTGCTCCTTCCTCGGCCTTGACCCGCTGTACCTCGCCAACGAGGGCAAGCTGATCTGCATCCTGCCGCAGGAAAAGGCCGAAGCCGCCCTTGCCGTGCTGCGCCAAAGCCCCCTTGGGGCGGACGCAGCCTGCATCGGCACCGTGCTGGCCGCCGATGGCGCCGGGCCGGGCCGCGCCGGACAGGTCATCCTGGAAACGCCCATGGGTGGTCACCGCCTGCTCTCCATGCTGGAAGGGGAGCAGTTGCCGAGGATTTGCTGA
- a CDS encoding helix-turn-helix transcriptional regulator produces the protein MARKLSAVIAALPEDRREIIRKRTAELRMEMNLRELRRGLGISQKALAAALDVSQATVSKQERSGDMQISTLCQIVHALGGTLRITAQLPGRKEVEITPFSDACRV, from the coding sequence ATGGCCCGCAAGCTCAGCGCCGTTATAGCCGCACTGCCCGAAGACCGCCGGGAAATCATCCGCAAGCGCACCGCCGAACTGCGCATGGAAATGAACCTGCGTGAATTGCGCCGGGGACTCGGTATTTCTCAAAAGGCGCTCGCCGCCGCACTGGATGTTTCGCAGGCCACCGTTTCCAAGCAGGAACGCAGCGGCGACATGCAGATCAGCACCCTGTGCCAGATCGTGCACGCCCTTGGCGGCACGCTGCGCATCACCGCGCAACTGCCGGGCCGGAAGGAAGTGGAAATCACGCCGTTCTCGGATGCCTGCCGGGTGTGA
- a CDS encoding TIGR03013 family XrtA/PEP-CTERM system glycosyltransferase, with amino-acid sequence MNDNIRNGLFRLLDALCILIALYVVGETMLPDEYSVLVDYTGASFFTTFFFLLSFYVLDCYSVGEEDFRDSVARVAVASVLGVIATGFTFYSFESWRFDRATFVLLLVLVVALCLTWRVVWHRIGKRFMSRHKVVLVGVDRAGKVRNLLAQSMPHAEILGYVGEGDMDADAGPCLGPSYDPIGIARSHGATMLVMLPDAPLDEDIARELLRAKLGGLMVVDIRTLYEHVAGRIPVSLIRDEWLLMEDGFNLNTQGSMQRLKRVFDVLTSFVLLVLTLPIMAIAAMVIRLESPGPVIYRQKRVGLQEKEFTVLKFRSMTVDAEKNGAVWAQKGDTRVTKVGKFIRKVRIDELPQLWNVLRGDMSLIGPRPERMQFVRELEKVIPYFYVRHTVKPGVTGWAQVCYPYGASIEDARYKLEYDLYYIKNMSPLLDLKIVLKTVGVILFPKGAR; translated from the coding sequence GTGAACGACAATATCCGTAACGGCCTGTTCCGCCTGCTGGATGCCCTGTGCATCCTCATCGCGCTGTACGTGGTCGGCGAAACCATGCTGCCCGACGAATACAGCGTGCTCGTGGACTACACGGGCGCCTCGTTCTTCACCACCTTCTTTTTCCTGCTCTCGTTCTACGTGCTGGACTGCTATTCGGTGGGCGAGGAAGACTTCCGCGATTCCGTGGCCCGCGTGGCAGTGGCATCCGTTCTGGGGGTCATCGCCACCGGCTTCACCTTCTATTCGTTCGAAAGCTGGCGCTTCGACCGGGCCACCTTCGTGCTGCTGCTGGTGCTGGTGGTGGCCCTGTGCCTGACCTGGCGAGTGGTGTGGCACCGCATCGGCAAGCGCTTCATGAGCCGGCACAAGGTGGTGCTGGTGGGCGTGGACCGCGCGGGCAAGGTCCGCAACCTGCTGGCGCAGAGCATGCCCCATGCCGAAATCCTGGGCTATGTGGGCGAAGGCGACATGGACGCCGACGCCGGGCCGTGCCTTGGCCCCTCGTACGACCCCATCGGCATCGCGCGCAGCCATGGCGCCACCATGCTGGTCATGCTGCCCGACGCCCCGCTGGACGAGGACATCGCCCGCGAACTGCTGCGCGCCAAGCTGGGCGGCCTGATGGTGGTGGACATCCGCACCCTGTACGAGCACGTGGCCGGGCGCATTCCCGTCAGCCTCATCCGCGACGAATGGCTGCTGATGGAAGACGGCTTCAACCTGAACACGCAGGGGTCCATGCAACGCCTGAAACGGGTGTTCGACGTGCTGACGTCCTTCGTGCTGCTGGTGCTTACCCTGCCGATCATGGCCATTGCCGCCATGGTCATCCGGCTGGAATCGCCCGGCCCGGTGATCTACAGGCAGAAGCGCGTGGGCCTGCAGGAAAAGGAATTCACGGTGCTGAAGTTCCGCTCCATGACCGTGGACGCGGAAAAGAACGGCGCGGTGTGGGCGCAGAAGGGCGACACCCGCGTGACCAAGGTGGGCAAGTTCATCCGCAAGGTGCGCATCGACGAACTGCCCCAGCTGTGGAACGTGCTGCGCGGCGACATGTCGCTGATCGGCCCGCGCCCGGAACGCATGCAGTTCGTGCGCGAACTGGAAAAGGTCATCCCCTACTTCTACGTGCGCCACACCGTGAAGCCGGGCGTTACCGGCTGGGCGCAGGTCTGCTACCCGTACGGCGCTTCCATAGAAGACGCCCGCTACAAGCTGGAGTACGACCTGTACTACATCAAGAACATGTCGCCCCTGCTGGACCTGAAGATCGTGCTCAAGACCGTGGGGGTCATCCTGTTTCCCAAGGGGGCGCGGTAA
- a CDS encoding 3-deoxy-D-manno-octulosonic acid transferase: MKPDPLHAALLAVYGGVWRLARPLLRRNARLAEGYDQRLAPDGWAEAARLWVQAASGGEAYLAWELLRHLDSEFSVLLTSCTRQGVEVLEKARDWAAAHRPGLRVQVRYFPFDEPGLMRRALDQARPCAVALLETELWPGLLSACAARGVPVAVVNGRMTPRTLAGYLLTPDFWRGLAPARIAAISPDDAQRFGLLFGHDRTSVMPNIKFDRALPETSASGPTGTTGATGSTGLAGTVLRAAAPLVVLGSVREEEEAALLPVVERICRERPDADIAVAPRHMHRVPAWVNALEQAGLPWELRSRRTAPPSGDASAPGTVLVWDVFGELAALYASASAVFVGGSLARLGGQNFLEPLTHGVVPCVGPSRENFAWVGDGLPEAGLLAEVADGDALAEALLQQLRSPLQREVIRHRFEEWMAPRRGGGRMAAEVVLAVAGLR, from the coding sequence ATGAAGCCCGACCCCTTGCACGCCGCGCTGCTGGCCGTCTACGGCGGCGTCTGGCGTCTGGCCCGCCCCCTGCTGCGCCGCAATGCCCGACTGGCCGAAGGCTATGACCAACGCCTGGCGCCCGACGGCTGGGCCGAGGCGGCCCGGCTGTGGGTGCAGGCGGCTTCCGGCGGTGAAGCGTATCTGGCGTGGGAACTGCTGCGCCATCTGGACAGCGAGTTCTCCGTACTGCTCACCTCATGCACCCGGCAGGGAGTGGAGGTGCTGGAAAAGGCCCGTGACTGGGCCGCCGCACACCGCCCCGGCCTGCGGGTGCAGGTGCGCTACTTTCCCTTTGACGAGCCGGGCCTGATGCGCCGCGCGCTGGACCAGGCCCGCCCATGCGCCGTGGCCCTGCTGGAAACGGAGCTGTGGCCCGGCCTGCTGTCCGCCTGCGCGGCGCGGGGCGTTCCCGTGGCCGTGGTCAACGGGCGCATGACCCCGCGCACCCTGGCCGGATATCTGCTCACCCCCGACTTCTGGCGCGGGCTGGCCCCGGCGCGCATCGCCGCCATCTCGCCCGACGACGCCCAGCGTTTCGGCCTGCTGTTCGGGCACGACCGCACCTCGGTCATGCCCAACATCAAGTTCGACCGGGCCTTGCCGGAAACCAGTGCGTCTGGCCCAACTGGCACGACTGGCGCAACGGGCTCGACTGGCCTTGCGGGCACGGTGCTGCGGGCTGCCGCCCCGCTGGTGGTGCTGGGATCGGTGCGCGAGGAAGAGGAAGCCGCCCTGCTGCCAGTCGTCGAGCGCATCTGCCGGGAACGTCCCGACGCGGACATCGCCGTGGCCCCTCGCCACATGCACCGCGTGCCCGCCTGGGTGAACGCGCTGGAGCAGGCCGGGTTGCCCTGGGAACTGCGCTCGCGGCGCACGGCCCCGCCTTCCGGCGATGCGTCCGCGCCCGGCACGGTGCTGGTCTGGGACGTGTTCGGCGAGTTGGCCGCGCTGTACGCCAGCGCCTCCGCCGTGTTCGTGGGCGGCTCGCTGGCCCGGCTGGGCGGCCAGAACTTTCTGGAACCGCTGACGCACGGGGTGGTGCCCTGCGTTGGGCCATCGCGCGAGAATTTCGCCTGGGTGGGTGACGGATTGCCCGAGGCCGGTCTGCTGGCCGAGGTGGCCGACGGCGATGCCCTGGCGGAGGCCCTGCTGCAACAGTTGCGCAGCCCCCTGCAACGCGAGGTGATACGCCATCGCTTCGAGGAATGGATGGCCCCCCGCCGTGGCGGTGGACGCATGGCGGCAGAAGTGGTGCTGGCCGTGGCCGGATTGCGCTGA
- a CDS encoding glycosyltransferase family 4 protein: protein MKVAILGNQARAMVNFWSMLIRRLRALGHEVLCIVPDADTDTEGRAALEAMGVRVAGYPLDRKGLNPVRDASTFAALYRLFRQERPDAAFCFTIKPVIYGATAAALARVPARYAMITGLGYMFEADTPVKRVLTRVAALLYRVALACVRTVFFQNMEDRRVFEDNHIIPHGTSVAMCRGTGVALDHFAQAEPVLDPPTFLLVGRLLEAKGLREYAGAARLLKTKHPDARFRVLGPPETGPGSVPLSEVEGWTREGIIEYLGQTRDVRPYVADASVVVLPSWREGTPCSVMEGMSMGRAAVVTDAPGCREVVEDGVNGFRVPLRDPEALAAAMERFIADRNLIARMGQAGRRLAETEFDADKVSEHILRVMRLA, encoded by the coding sequence ATGAAGGTCGCCATTCTGGGCAATCAGGCCCGGGCCATGGTCAATTTCTGGAGCATGCTCATCCGCAGGCTCCGTGCGCTGGGGCACGAGGTGCTGTGCATCGTGCCCGACGCCGATACCGACACCGAAGGCCGCGCCGCGCTGGAAGCCATGGGCGTCCGCGTGGCGGGCTACCCGCTGGACCGCAAGGGGTTGAACCCCGTGCGCGATGCGTCCACCTTTGCCGCGCTGTACCGGCTTTTCCGACAGGAACGGCCCGACGCGGCCTTCTGCTTCACCATCAAGCCGGTCATCTACGGGGCCACGGCGGCTGCGCTGGCGCGCGTGCCCGCCCGCTACGCCATGATCACCGGGCTTGGCTACATGTTCGAGGCGGATACCCCGGTCAAGCGCGTGCTGACCAGGGTGGCCGCCCTGCTCTACCGCGTCGCCCTTGCCTGCGTGCGCACGGTGTTCTTCCAGAACATGGAAGACCGCCGGGTGTTCGAGGACAATCACATCATCCCGCACGGAACGTCCGTGGCCATGTGCCGGGGCACCGGGGTGGCGCTGGACCATTTTGCCCAGGCGGAACCCGTGCTGGACCCGCCCACCTTCCTGCTGGTGGGCCGCCTGCTGGAGGCCAAGGGCCTGCGCGAATACGCCGGGGCCGCGCGCCTGCTGAAGACAAAACACCCCGACGCCCGCTTTCGCGTGCTTGGCCCGCCGGAAACCGGACCGGGCAGCGTGCCCCTTTCTGAAGTGGAAGGCTGGACGCGCGAGGGAATCATCGAATATCTTGGGCAGACCCGAGACGTGCGCCCGTACGTTGCCGATGCAAGCGTGGTGGTGCTGCCCTCGTGGCGCGAAGGCACCCCCTGCTCGGTCATGGAAGGCATGAGCATGGGCCGCGCCGCCGTGGTCACCGATGCCCCCGGCTGCCGCGAGGTGGTGGAGGACGGCGTGAACGGCTTCCGGGTGCCCCTGCGCGATCCGGAGGCGCTGGCCGCCGCCATGGAACGGTTCATCGCCGACCGCAACCTGATCGCCCGCATGGGGCAGGCCGGGCGACGGCTGGCCGAGACCGAATTCGACGCCGACAAGGTGAGCGAGCATATTCTGCGGGTGATGCGCCTGGCGTAG